In Pseudomonadales bacterium, the genomic stretch GGCTGACCGACCTGATCACCCGGTGGAGCCTCTACGTCGAGCCGGATTAACGCCCCGGTGGCACGAGAGTGGCACAAGCCACCCGCGCTCGATGGCAGTCTGAGTTTATTGTGCTGTCGACCTGCTGTGGGTAGCCATTGGTTTCGGATTCGAGTCGTTGCAGTGCTATCGCAAGCATTCGTTGTTGCAGCTGCAACAATTATGGGCTCATCGCCAGTTCTCCACGCCGGTCCAGCGCACCTAGCGACCAACGTGTTCGCGCTGGGCATGTTCGGCCCGCGTGTCGTTCGTGCGCTCGGCTGGTGGAAGTTCTCGTTTCTATTCCTGCTCGCCGGGATACTGACCAACTGTGCGTCAGCTGCATTGATGGCGCGCCCCGTCATCGGCGCCAGCGGCGCCGTGGCGGCCGTCATGGCCGCGCACTTGGCACTGTTTCCGCGCTCGATCTACGCACCGTTCATCGCTCTGTGGGTCGCACTTCAAGTCGTGTTCGCCAGCATTGCGCTGGACTTCGGTGGGGTGGCATGGCCGGCGCACGTCCTGGGCGCGGTGATTGGTGCCGGTTTCGTTTTCCCGGCGCGGCCAGCACCGACCCGCCGCCGCAACTGTTGTTGCGCCTGCGACAATTTCGTTGCGCCTCGCGAAATTCCATAGCCCCCGATTTATCGCGCGTAGGCCGCCGATTTATCGCGCGCGCTTACAGGTTGCGCGTCGTCATGAACTCGGCAACGCTGCCCACGCCCGAATCGTTGTAGGTTGCGCTGAACACCCCGCGCAGGCAGTCCATCTCGGAAAGCACGCCAATCAGGCGGTCGTCGGCGTCCACCACGCACAGACCGGAAATCCTGTGTGTGACGATCAGGTCGACCGCATCGAACAGATTCGCATCCGGACGGATCTTGATCGGGTGCTGCACTACGTAGCGGCTCAGGTCGATGTTTTTGAGCATGGTGGTGTCTCCCGCTGGCTCCTGCCCGTAATATACCCGCAAGCCTCCCGGCTGCAAGGCAGACACACGACCGGAGACCAAGCGTGAGCGATCGCCCGAACACACGCAACATGGCGCTTTTCTGCGACTTCGAGAACGTTGCACTCGGCGTGCGTGATGCCCGCTACTCCGCATTCGACATCCGCAAAGTGCTCGAACGGCTGCTGCTGAAAGGCAATATCGTGGTCAAGAAGGCGTACTGCGACTGGGACCGCTACAAGGAATTCAAGAAGGCGATGCACGAAGCCGCCTTCGAACTGATCGAGATTCCGCATGTTCGGCAATCGGGCAAGAACTCTGCCGATATCCGCATGGTCGTTGATGCACTCGACCTCTGTTACACGAAATCACACGTCGACATGTTCGTGATCATCAGCGGCGATTCGGATTTCTCGCCGCTGGTCGCAAAGCTGCGCGAGAACAACAAGACCGTGATCGGCGTCGGCGTGAAGAACTCGAGCTCGGACCTGCTGATATCGGGCTGCGACGAATTCATCTACTACGACGACCTGGTGCGCGAGCCCGAGGCAAAGCAGAAGCGCCGCGCACGTCCTGCAGCGAAAAAGAGCACTGCCGTGCCGAAGGAGCAGGAGACGCCTCCCGTCGACGCAAAGCGCCAGGAAGCCTTCGATCTGGTGCTGGCGACCATCGAGGACCTGTTCGAGGAACGCGGGCAGGAAGACAAGGTGTGGGCATCGATGGTCAAGCAGACGCTGAAGCGCCG encodes the following:
- a CDS encoding CBS domain-containing protein — translated: MLKNIDLSRYVVQHPIKIRPDANLFDAVDLIVTHRISGLCVVDADDRLIGVLSEMDCLRGVFSATYNDSGVGSVAEFMTTRNL
- a CDS encoding rhomboid family intramembrane serine protease; the encoded protein is MLSQAFVVAAATIMGSSPVLHAGPAHLATNVFALGMFGPRVVRALGWWKFSFLFLLAGILTNCASAALMARPVIGASGAVAAVMAAHLALFPRSIYAPFIALWVALQVVFASIALDFGGVAWPAHVLGAVIGAGFVFPARPAPTRRRNCCCACDNFVAPREIP
- a CDS encoding NYN domain-containing protein — its product is MALFCDFENVALGVRDARYSAFDIRKVLERLLLKGNIVVKKAYCDWDRYKEFKKAMHEAAFELIEIPHVRQSGKNSADIRMVVDALDLCYTKSHVDMFVIISGDSDFSPLVAKLRENNKTVIGVGVKNSSSDLLISGCDEFIYYDDLVREPEAKQKRRARPAAKKSTAVPKEQETPPVDAKRQEAFDLVLATIEDLFEERGQEDKVWASMVKQTLKRRHPGFNERYHGFRTFAQLLEEAQARKLLELEPDEKSGNYIIRSLAHDD